A single window of Salvia splendens isolate huo1 chromosome 8, SspV2, whole genome shotgun sequence DNA harbors:
- the LOC121745750 gene encoding uncharacterized protein LOC121745750, with product MNRFNNNGKAVWGSSRPNSYPNGAPRRQQPVDRRNFGSSHRSQLDDEELEGRHLEEIQQDDSVSGKLDRVLDRLDKFDAWKDETDRRVGYGDPIISRETEPPSGFDDGDDLGDDGFRRGRYGDMGFNSRQSGGGFRDGMQMGRGRRGGRGRPGSCWDPPGNMQTRTRGVGFDQSQDRPTTCWDPPQRFQPHMSGYDQPDIQSPILL from the coding sequence ATGAATCGATTTAACAACAACGGTAAGGCGGTATGGGGATCGTCACGGCCCAACTCATACCCTAATGGTGCGCCGCGCCGTCAACAACCGGTTGATCGTCGCAATTTTGGCAGTTCTCACAGATCACAATTGGATGATGAGGAATTGGAGGGCCGCCACTTGGAGGAAATTCAACAAGACGATTCCGTCAGTGGCAAATTGGATAGGGTATTGGATCGCCTCGACAAGTTCGACGCGTGGAAAGACGAGACCGATCGCCGAGTTGGTTATGGGGATCCGATTATTTCGCGTGAAACAGAGCCGCCATCGGGTTTCGACGACGGAGATGATTTGGGGGATGACGGATTCAGACGTGGGAGATACGGTGACATGGGTTTTAATTCACGGCAATCGGGGGGAGGTTTTCGGGACGGCATGCAGATGGGTCGGGGACGCCGCGGAGGCAGGGGCCGCCCGGGatcgtgctgggacccaccagGGAATATGCAGACCCGTACTCGTGGAGTAGGGTTTGATCAGTCGCAGGATAGACCGACCACGTGTTGGGATCCTCCTCAACGTTTCCAACCCCACATGTCGGGTTATGACCAACCGGATATCCAGAGTCCAATATTACTTTAA